The Malus sylvestris chromosome 14, drMalSylv7.2, whole genome shotgun sequence genome segment ACCGTTTGACAAGAtccttttgtttccttttaatTTGAAGGTCTGCTGCTGCTGCCAATAAGTTGGAGCAAGTAGGTTTTGAGAACATAGCGTGTATAACATCAGGTCTTCAAAGCGTAAAACCCGGTTAGGATTCGAGCTAGCTCCAATGTCTTTTCGTTCTCTGGATTATGATCTGTTAAAAAGATTATTTGGATCTAATGCGACCGTTTGCTACACCAGGAGAATTTGATTCAGCTGGTTCGACGGAGTTGCAAGATGCCGGCAAAGCCGGATTAGTCACTGTTCAGGGAAAGATCTCAGCTGTGCTTGGAACAGTACTAATCTGTAAGTCCTTATGAATTTGACCTTAAAAGCACTTTTGTTCTGTTGGTCCATGAGGTGATATTTTGATCTCTGTTCTGATCAAATGGCAGGTGCATATTTGTTCATCACCTTCTTTCCCGACCAAGCAGAGAAGATACTCGCAATTTTCGCGGCCAGCTAGCCCGAATGCGGTGCATACATTTATGAGGAAGTTTTGCAGATCTCTCCAACCCCATCAAGAGATTTGAGTAGGGAGAGATTTTTGAGGCATGTGCTGCTCTGCAACAAGCTGTATAAGGTTCAGATCATGATAAAATGTCATACATATTCATCATTCAACAGGTTTTTGCTGCCTTATTCAGGTTCCAAACCAGTAAGATCATGACGATAATCTACACCAATGCACGATGACGTtccaaatataaataaaattcatatgACGAGCTATATCACTATAGAATTACAAGCTATAAACCAAAACCTCGCGAAAGGGAAAGAAACTCGAAGGTTAGGGTCGAGATCCAATATTCTAGACCCACGAAagaggaaaaaggaaaattcaCAAGGCTGTGAACCTAGGTTGACAAAATATTACAGtaagattttgttttctttacccAAAAAATATTACAATGAGATTAGCAAATGTATTCTGATTCCATCCTGTGCACCGTGTATCAATGCATAAATTATGCAGGGTACCATACCATTCCACAGTACTTAGGGTTGATCCGCAGCTGCCAACGGCACGATGAGCATGATAGGATTGAAGGATAAAACAGCAAGCTTCTTTCAGCACCGCTCTTGTTCTACGGCATtatgatgcacaaaatcattcTCCTTGTAGGCAATAGAGCTGACGGATGTTTCCAGAAGCTGTCAAATGGGTTAACTAGATCAGCTTTTAAACAACATCCTACTTATCTACAATAAAAGCTCATGAAATTACATATAATGGTATGTATTTGGCACAATTTCAACTCAATACTATGCATTATGGTTCAAATAAAGCCACATAAAAGAGGGTATTAAAAAATAGTATACTATTCAGAACGTTAAACAGCAGTATATGTCGCTTGAAAATGCAGTTTCAAAATACAGGATATGCCAACTAACTTTGTTGTGCAAAGTGCTGATGATGTTCCAAAGAAATACAATGTTCTAGCACGTGTGTGTCAACGTGTGGAAACTATTGTAATAATGAACATTACCATATAACCAGTCTTTAAAATATACGTGGAGAGCAGTTGATAATTCCCGCTTTCTATTTTCTTCAAGAGGTGCTTCCTTCAATAATTGCTTTACCTCCCCAAGATTGTTCTGCAGGAGAAAAGGTTAAacataattaaaacataaataacATTGACCACCTCAATCAAACATCAAGGAATTCTTAGTAAAACAGTAAGAAAATATCTAATGACTAAAcccaaatataaaaataaaaatctacaCTAGTGTTAAGCCGGAGTAAGCATACATTTCTATGCTGGGAAACCATGTAAGCATCTGGTAATGGAAATGGGTTGTCTTTTGTGGAGCCCTGCGATTCACCTCCATACCAGTTTGGAATCTGAATATAAAAGAGACATATAGGATGTAACTAGATAATTCAGAAAGAAAATGAGTAATTGTACAACCATTGCCATCTCAACCACCCTAAGCCAACCAAATGAAGAAACATACTCATAAATACAATTGTAATGCCCCTAATGTGCGTGACTTTGTCCGAAGACTTTGTTGGTAGAGCTTTTCAGAGGCTTTTCTCTATTTAATTTCCAATGAAAAACTATTATTTCAGAAAACTAAGGAAACCCCTTTAATACAGTATAAAATCTAAATTAAAAGCTTGTAAAGATTATAATACCAAGAAATTTGTGAACTGGTCGGGGTCTAAGTGTGCAGCAGACTCAGCCTGAGCCTCAGAGACACCTGCTGGATGAGATAATGAATCATGTGGGTCAACCACTCCAAGTGGCAGGGGCTCATCCCATCTGTTGATAGTAGCATCAACCCCAACTTCCTTCATGTGCTCCTCCAACTGACTGTAAAATGTATTGTATGGTGCCACCTGATAAAAGCCGAAAGGTGAAAACAAAGATCAGAGCATGTTAAATCTTCATTAGAACTTGAAAACTAAAACACACAAAACTATGATCATAACAATATATAATACTTATTATGATCGAAGAAATCAATGCTACATTtcagtaaaaaaaattcaattttgtcTACTCTTATAGTCATATTGCATTCGATTTGACGCCAAAGGTTCAACATAACAAAAGCATGCATGCAAACCactattcaaaaataaaaaatagcaaCTATATGCGTCAAGGCTGTCAGCAAAGATCATTTTAAAAGGATGTGCGCCTGTGTGTAGCAAGGGCATCTTGACTATAACTTGGTAAgttccacattttttttttccaactcaACAAATTGAAGAGTACAGGAAACCCTAGATGCTTGAATGTTAGACAGATCAAGAGCTACAATATCTGGGGACATGCTATCAAATGTAGAATGGAAAGAAAGTTCCCTTCTCTTGATATGAATCACAATAGAACCAGAAGAGTGGCCAATAACATGTAAATGAAACATATTGTTAAAGTTGGATGCATATATGACATTACCGAAAAAAGTCATGGAGATTTACAAAAAACCAAACAGGTTAAACCAATATACGAGCAAACCCACATTAAGATTAGTTGTAACAAAACGAATCCACATTAATATAAGTTGCAGAAAAAACAGAAATTGGGGGAACTCAATCAAATGTAGATTATAGTGTGAAAATTAAACTGCATGAGTACTGGCTAGAAACACAATTGTGCAATCAATTGGGGCAAGATTCACCTGCAGCTTATGGTTATCACCAACAATAAGTGGTCGCTGGTTGACACCAAGGAAAAACATGCATTCACGGCAGTTAGCAATGCAGATTCGATTTGCTGCTGTAATCACATGAACTCGCTCACAGTGTTCGATTCTAACAGCCTGTAAGAGACATTAGACATCTAAGCTATAAGATTCAAGTTAACCAGGTGACACAACTACCGATGTTCATTGCATACAAAACAGTAATTAGTTGGCCACTTCACATGACAATATACAGACATTGGACTAATTCAAATGTTCACTAAAGGGCAAAACATCAGGCCTAATTAGACGTAACAAAAGTTATTACATTTGATTAACCAAACCATTATGCAAAATCTGTAACTTAAAAAACAAGTTGTGCAAGAACTTTGATAAAGCTTTGCATAACCACCACATAAGAAGCATATAGGTAATTCACAGGAACACCAGTCAACTCATCATTTCACAAACAAAGATCAAGAGTAATTATCTGTAGTTGTTAGAGAGTGATTCAACCCATTATACATTCTACCagacaaacaaaattcaaaagcCTTCTTTTTCATTGTGTTATAAACTTGCATGATCATTTCATTGACTTTCAGAAGTCAACTGCAAACTTTGTATTTGTGATAGGAAAGGGTAAAAATGAGTGCCAAAAGAAAGTGACTGGGCAGGCATAAGCTTAGTGGGAATGAAATGCAACATGACTACTGGCAAAGTCGAACTGAAGTTATCAGTTAGTAGCATTACCGCAATACATCAAGTAACCAAATTCTACCATCTTATCTGATACCAaatttttaaagatgaaggatAAACAAATCCACAGATCTTTACAGACCACAAGTCAATCATTCTGATATGTTTAAATTTACTAGAGATAGAAAACTATTTCCAATTCTACTATCAACATCAGTACCACAGGTATAACCTTTTCAGTATCCAACTATATATTAGGGAATAATTACAGATATCACAGCAACAGTCAATATCCAAAGCATAAATACAAATGTCTTTCCTATTACCTTTCCAACAGCTCCAAGAACAATTGTAGCATCAGAGCATCCATAAACTGTGGCATATCTCAGAGGTGCTAATATGTAGATAACTGAATCGTGGCAatttaaaacctgaaattgcaaaCAAGTTACTACCAAGCCAATATACCTCTTAGAAGAAACACTCCTATTTTAGTTCACCGCTTTTATGCACAAAGCATGTAAAGGAACATGTTGAGAAAAGATAACAATAAAGCTGACAACTTGACAAATTTGATTAACCAAGTGCATTATTAAGTTCAATGATCTTTATAATTAAGATTAGGATTAAACTGAATGAGCAGCTACCTCCCTTCCTTAAATGCATAATGGCAGGACTCAGCAAActccaaacttaaaataaatacataaataaataaaagtgaaaAATGCATCGATGGAACAGTTAGCCAATTTGGAAACCAAAATATAGCATAGCAAAACCTTCAATCGATCACACATATAACACAACAGGTGCATTCCCACAGCCCCAAGAGTGAATCCCCAATGTGGCATGCAATAAGTTATTAGAAGCTCAAAGACATAATGACTTGATTCTTGTGTCTTATTAATAATTGGGTTCTCCTCATTTCATTCTTTCTGGTTCTAGCTCCTGAACTTCTAGAAGTGTTAAAATATGAAACATCCCGTAAATGTAGAACAGACATCAGAGGAAAAAAGAATagattttacatttttataaacTACTTACAAGAAACCATAAAAATATGTCTTATCATTCATGAACCAACCTTTACAGAAGAACCTTTAAGATCAGATGTTCGCTTTACAAGTGATGACTTGGAGATCCCCTCAATAAAACTTGGGCCTCTGACACTTGATGAGCCCTTGTTTGAACTCGTGCAGGCATCAGCCATAGGAACATCTTGGTCTGAGGAACTGGGTGTTCcgttttcttttggagaaatcCTTTCCGAAATATGTTCCAAAGATGAGACCATATTCTCTAGAACCCAATCGTGAACTTGCGCTGCAGGAACAGGAACAGCAGGCATATCAGGATCTGAATTTGCAAAAAAAGGAGCGTGTTGGCTGAATTGATTTCCTTCAGATCCTTTGTCACCAAAGTGAAGCAGAAACCCAAGGTGCTCAAATTTCTCCATGGTCAAAACCTATAAAGGGTTAAATCAGATCATTAAGTGGGCTTGGGAGATACCAACAAAAAAGATACAACTACAAACTCcataacataaaataaaaataagacatCAGCACCGGTTGTCCATGATAAAAAAACAAGGAGACATTAGTTATTGTGGCCAACTTATTGTCATCCAGATTAACTGTTCTGCCAGTACCTTCTTTATCAACTGCAATGGCCACCAAAAGAAGAGGAAATGTCTATCCTTCCTTTTGCGACTTTAAGACGCAGCAACATGCTAACCATGTGTTGGATTTACTGAACTGCATTTCCATTCCATTAAATCTGTCCTACTTTACGTCTTTTTAGATTAATAATAATCAAACTTCAGTATGTTTCATGCAATTGGAATGTAGAATGTATGGTTCATGGTTCACACTTCAAACATCCCATAAAGAAATCACTTCCCACAAATACAAATGTTCATAAGTGATGATAATTGGTGTTGCACTTATGACCGAAACAAAGCATGAATTAAGGATTTGGGTGGTGCTCACAGTACGAATGGTGTTTTTCAATCAAATTGGAGAAAAGTACCAGCAACTATTATCTTTAATACAATTTACTTTTTGGTAGCCAAAAAGGTGAATAATTGACTCAACCAACAAAGATTTAATAATTTCACATACCAGAGATTCTTCTCCTTCCCCCTCCACAGATTCTGCTAATAAAGAGACAAGGTTGGCCAAATGCTTTTTCAAATATGATAACTGATGTGCCTCTTCATCAGCCTGTGATGGCATAAACCGACGGCTATTGCTACGCACAAGCTGTCATGTGTTGGAATTCCAAGGTTGATAtaagtttaatccaacaaaataAATGTCTCAAATCAAAGTTCCGTgcaattaaatataaaaaaacgaAAAGTTTCAGGACACAAATGTTGCAAGTTAAATAGTATTGCCCAAATTCTGATACTGAAAAATGTTGTACTATGTACTACAAAAATTCATCCAAGTGTAATCAACTCAACAAAACCCTTTCTCTAAAAGTTTATAATCGACCTCGTGATTACCATTTCGCAACACAAAGAGTACATAAAGCTAATTAAACCGGGGTGGACACAATGTAGCACTGTCATTCCAAATGAATCTAAACATACACATCCTGGAAGATAAAACTAGTTGGTCCGCTCACTACAAGCCAAGATTAGGTACTTGAGCATTTTACGTTTAGTGCAATTCAATCCAACAATGTAGCAGACAATGCAACGAATTGTTACAACCCCCACCCCAAGCACGCAATTGATCAAAACTCCAACCAAAACACaatgagaagtaagattagtcAGATACTAACCACAATAAGTTCAATAATGGATAGATCAAATGGAAATATATTCCATTTCAATCCACATTGTATTCCAATACCAACGAACACACACAAAGTCAAACAATTGACCTGAATAATCCCATTTTCTACATTGCAGCAATCTCATGTCAAGAAAACCAGCGTCTTGAATAAAATTGCCAACCTTTTCAACTTAATTAACCGAAATCTAACCAAAACCAACCGGCAACCAAATTAATTAATCGCGGCAAACTCCATTTCTAATCCACACGCATTGCACAATGCACCACCAATTaactaaagaaagaaaacaaagatcAATTAAGGGACAGCTTCTCACCTGCAATGGCGACAAAGCGGACAGATACCCATCGAAAGCCGACGTCGAAGGCCAGACATCGGCGACGGCAGCCGAGTCCTTGTGCGTCCGCGGCAGCAACTTCTTATACGACTGAATGTAGAGGAACAGAACCAGATCATGCACATCGGCTCCGGCCTCGTCAATCCCATCTGGCTTGGCTTTCACGAGCGGGTCGGACTCCGAGTGCAGAACCGACGCTAGGGTATCGAGGACGAGCTTCGCCTGATCAATGGAGATCTGGAGAGCCTCGGAGATCGCGGCCGAGTCGACCCGGTGACTGGGCGACTTCTCGATCAGCTTCTGCTTCAGCGGAATCAGGGTTTGGGTCGGGTCGGTGAAGATTAGCTTGGGGATGGGCAGCAGCCCGTGCTCGAACGGCTCGCGGCGCGGGTGAATCAGGAGGGCCGGGTCCTTGGCCGAAGACGACGTCGTTGCGGGCTCAATTGGGTCGCTCATGGCTTCTTTTCTCAGGAGGCAGCAAAACGCAGAGTTTTTGTGTAGACAGAGATTtgtgagttgcagatcttccagAAATGAATAACGAGAGAGAGGTTGAGGAGAGAGTGAGGGAATGATCCGGTGCGATTCGGTGCACGGAAGGTGAACCGCGTGGACGTGTTAATTGGGAGTTGGGTTGCAATCATCAGTACGtatttttcaaaaacaaaaaaaatcagctGCTAGTTTTGTCGCGGCAGTTCATTCTATCAGGTTGAAAAAATTCATATATGTATTTTAGCCTTCTTTTGATTAATAATGTGTGATTTATCAGTActaaaaatcaaactcaaaataTACCGTGTAAATACATCCTGAAATTCATACTTAACTACTTAATCACCCTCTGACTATCATCATTACGTTGAATTGTGGCTAATTCCAAGAGGTTAGTGGAGAAGAAGTGGATTAAAGAGGGGGCCGTGGCCCGTAATGCATCGGACATGTGTATGACCATTTTAAATGACATCAACTAAATTATCGACTGCTATGATTTTCTTTAATCTTTTGACCATAAAGTTGCAAGGATTTCAAACGTCTTAATGTATTAAAAATGTCCCTCTCTAATTCCGTTAAATCTAAAATTGCCCTCTTAATGAAACCagaaaaaacattaaaattacAAGGTTGAAGTGTTGATTTAGTTTTGAATTATCATCTCAGTGAAAATTAAGTTCCTGAATTattttttcggtaaaataagtccctaaattcattaaaaattactaatttcatccctacaattatattcaaagctattttatctaGTTTTTCTTCAACTTAAGTCACTGGACACACTTTAGAGCGTAATACCGTCATTTTCTCTCCTATAAGACCTTAACATTACATATAGGTTGAGAATCTAACGTCTAATTGACCCTCCAAATTTAACTCGATAcactattttttatgaaaaattaccaatctaccccccaatgtgtatcacatgcaagtaacgtgacttaaattgacggaaaattgaatatagtagcttcaaatctaatattagggatgtaattggcaaataattgatttttctgaagaaaaaattTAATGTAGGGACCTAGTTTTCACTAGACCTggcagtttttgacacgacacggtgacatgacacgaaaacgacacgaaaataacgggtttcgggtcaacacgataacttattgggtcactatcgggtgacccgttaagaacccgttaataacgggttcttaacaggtatacacgcgggtaacacgtgggtaacccgtttcgacccgttaagaaaaaaattattttaataattttaaagtttaattactaaaagatttattataaaatacaatagtcatattaatatatacaatatattatatattaaata includes the following:
- the LOC126600738 gene encoding uncharacterized protein LOC126600738, with the translated sequence MSDPIEPATTSSSAKDPALLIHPRREPFEHGLLPIPKLIFTDPTQTLIPLKQKLIEKSPSHRVDSAAISEALQISIDQAKLVLDTLASVLHSESDPLVKAKPDGIDEAGADVHDLVLFLYIQSYKKLLPRTHKDSAAVADVWPSTSAFDGYLSALSPLQLVRSNSRRFMPSQADEEAHQLSYLKKHLANLVSLLAESVEGEGEESLVLTMEKFEHLGFLLHFGDKGSEGNQFSQHAPFFANSDPDMPAVPVPAAQVHDWVLENMVSSLEHISERISPKENGTPSSSDQDVPMADACTSSNKGSSSVRGPSFIEGISKSSLVKRTSDLKGSSVKVLNCHDSVIYILAPLRYATVYGCSDATIVLGAVGKAVRIEHCERVHVITAANRICIANCRECMFFLGVNQRPLIVGDNHKLQVAPYNTFYSQLEEHMKEVGVDATINRWDEPLPLGVVDPHDSLSHPAGVSEAQAESAAHLDPDQFTNFLIPNWYGGESQGSTKDNPFPLPDAYMVSQHRNNNLGEVKQLLKEAPLEENRKRELSTALHVYFKDWLYASGNIRQLYCLQGE